The window CGGTCTTGAATTGACAGCACGGTATGGCAGTAAAGAAATTCATCTTCTCTGTTACGGCTTTGACAAGGAGGACGCATCCCTCAGGGAAGCGGTAACCGCCATTAAAGAGAGCCTCTTACCAAATAGAACTATCCATGCAGTGGCAGGACCAAAAGAATTGGAAAATCTGATACAGACCGTTCATGAGGCCGGTGGAGTAGTCATCTTGGCCCATCCTTTCCAGACAGAACCTGATCGTCCCAAACTTGAATCACTTATCGCTGATCTTGTTGAACACGGCCTGGATGGAATCGAAGTCTATCATTCTCAATCCACTTCCGAACAACAGGAAATTTTACATGCTTTAGCGAACCAATACCAATGTGGGCTCTCTATAAATAGAGAGCGGGGGTTCGGGGGCGAAGCCCCTGAATCGGATAGGAGGGGCCGGCAAAACGCATCGGCGTTTGCGTCGGGGGAACCTATGGTTCCATCGAAAGCTCTGCTTGTCTCTGGAGGAACGGACCACCATGGCTATTCAGGGAGTACAGGACCCGAAGTCGGCGTTGACATCCCGGAAGATGAATGGCGAACGTTCCGAGATTGTTTGCTCAAACAGCGCAAAATGAGCAGAAAAAAACCTTCTGCCCATGCTGCTAACACGCAAAGCGCTTCGTCTTCCGCAAATCCAACCAATAAAACTCGTCTCTTTATCTGGATGATAGCACCCGCTTTGGCTGCCGTATTCCTTTTCATCGTAGCCCTGTTCGGAATATTTCTGCCGGGATATGAGAAGGGGTTAATGGACCGAAAGCGGGAGATGATTCGGGAATTGACAAACACGGTATGGAGCATGCTTGATGAGGCGGATAATAAAATCAGATTGGGTCGGATATCTCCGTCGGATGCGCGTGCACAAGTGATCGAAAGGACACGTGCGCTGAAATATGGCAAGGAAGGAAAAGATTATTTCTGGTTGCAGGACCTGACACCACGGATGATCATGCATCCTTACAGGAGTGACCTTGAGGGTCAGGATCTTTCAGACTTCAAAGACCCCCGTGGTACATACATTTTCAAAGTTTTTGCAGACAAAGTCCGAACCGACGGTGAAGGGTATGTTGATTACGTCTGGCAATGGAAGGACGATCCTTCCAGACTGGAAGCAAAAGAGTCGTACATCCGGCTTTTCAAACCTTGGGAATGGGTGATTGGAACAGGACTCTATATGCATGACGTTCACAAAGAGATCAAGACGTTGCAAATGAGGATTGTCTCTGCCATGCTTGTGATCATTGCCGTATTAATCCTTCTACTGCTCACCATGCTGCGTGGAGGGCTGAGGACCGAGCGCATGAGATTGTTAGCAGAACGGCGACTGAAAGAATCAAACGAACGCTACCTCTCTCTGGTTCAGGCCGCAACAGAGGGCGTCCTCATTGTAAGAAACAACCGATGTGCCTATGCGAACCCCATCTTCCTCCAATTTATTGGGTGCGATTCTGAAGAATTGGGATTACTCGACTGGCGTGAACTTTTCCCGCGGATCTCCACCCAAGAATTTTCTACGTTGAAGACTGATGCAGGGACCTATAGGGACACATTTCTTCGGAGACGGGATGCTACAGACCTGCCTTGTCGAATGACACTCAAGGGAATATCGGAAAACCATTCTGGAAATTTTGTCATACTCGTCCGCAAGTCAGAAGATACCAGTGCGTCATCAATGCCTGATTCAAGCGGACTATTAAAAAGGTTATTGAACCTGCCCTCAGCGATTGCGGAGGATGTATCACGGAAAATAGTACAGGCGTCATCGACACCCCAGGTTATCACCCTTTGTGAGCGGACACCGGAGATGGTTCATTCCATGCTGGAAAGTGGAGCATCTCCTTCGGCCATAACGATGATGATTTCCTCGATCACCGACTCTGCGACAATTAAATTCATAGAACTGGCACAGGCGAATTTGGGGCCAGCCCCTGTCCGTTTCGCGTTTGTGGCCTTGGGCAGTCAAGGACGCAAGGAGCAGACCCTTTTTACAGATCAGGACAATGCTATCATTTATGAATCGACTGTGCATAGTAGTGACACACAAGTAGCTAGTTACTTTGCAGCTTTAAGCGGACAAGTCTGTGACAATTTGGAAAAGTCGGGTTTTCTCAATTGCAAAAGCTTTGTCATGGCCAACAATCCGAAGTGGTGTCAACCCTTGGAGGTATGGAAAGGATACGTGACGGATTGGATCACAAAAGCCGAAGAGAATGACATCATGCAATTCAACATTGTTTACGATTTTCGCTGTATCGTTGATGAGTCGGAGATGATTCAGCAGCGTCTTCGAGAGCATATCCAGGAGCAGATCAGAAAAACACCAAGGTTTTTAATGCAAGTTGCAAGAAATGCCCTCCTTTATAAATCGCCTACCCGGCTTTTCGGTAACATTGTGACAGTGGGAGGTTCAAAAGAGAAAACAGGACAGCTTGATCTAAAGGCCGTCATGATACCTGTTGTCAGTTTTACCAGGTTGTATTCAATCCAGAAAGGGATTTCATTCCCATCCACCCAGGAACGGTTATCGGCAATGTCCGACCAGGGCGTGATTCTGCCATCCCAATTTCACGATATCCTGACTGTTTTTGAAGCTCTGACAAGGCTCAGATTAAGATATCAGGTTCAAACAATCCACAAAGGTAGAGCACCTGATAATTTCATAGATCCATCCTTGCTTGGTCATGTTGATGAAGCTGTACTTAAGGAATGTTTCAAGGAGATTGACATGATCCAGGAAAGGATTAGGTTGGATTTCTTGGGCGGGGAAACCATATAATCTTGGGGAGGACGCGTGGGATACGGGACGTAGTTCGGTGATACGGTTATAGGCGACACTATGCTTTGCGAAAGGCAAAGGGGAAAGGGTGTCAGGAATAGTTGGTTAAAGGGTATTTTTGGGGTGCACAAGAGTTTGTATACATTCAAAAAAGGATGCCAACAAACTTACATGGATTTCCGTTTTTATCCTAGTAGTTTTGCGACTTCTCCGAGCCCTCCGCCGGTTCTGGGATTCAGCGGATTAGATATCAGAGAGCAGGATGTCCTCCGTGGTAAATGTTTTTAAAAAAGCAAAAAAATCTTACCACGGTGTTCACGGTGACCACGGGGAAATCAACTGCTTAAATCTTCTGTAGGGTTAAACGCAAAAAATAAGATCATTGGTTTTTCTGCCTTTGTGATTTTATCCTAACAAGCCTTTCTCTGTGCCCTCCGTGCCTCAGCGGTGAAAGTCTTTATTGTCGGTGCCGGAGTTCGAATGTTCGAATAAGCAATTCAATATCAATTCCTCAGTAATAGGAGACATCGTGATTTTTCCCCAAGACAAGGCAGGTAAAAATTTGATCGTGTGAGTTGACGATTTTACTACAATGAGTATAAAATAATGAAAACTTATTTTAAACGTATACAGCAAAGACCGGTTTGGTCGGGCAATCGTTTAAAAACTTAGGAGGATGTTATGCAAAAGGCAATTATTGTTTTAGCCGGGGTGTGTTTGTTGGCTATTTCCGGGTGTGCCAACCTGAATTTATCCGGAGCGGGAGAAATCGCCGGAGTGGCGCTGGGTGCCACCGTTGATCCGCTTAATAAAAGCGCAAATCTTACCGGTGGGAAAACAATTAAGGTTGGAAATACCGAAACCCGTGTCAACACTTCGACGGATGGCAGCGGGGTAAGCACGGATGCAGATGTAAAATACCACATGGACACCAACAAATAATCACACTAGCATTATCCCAAAAATCACAGCGCAGATATAGGTTATCTGCCTGTGGTTTTTTATTTTGTTTGCAGCCGGAACGTATTTGATTTAAGCACTTAAGCATAATTTTCAGGAGAGTGTACCATGGCATCAGACCAGGATTTTGTGGATTTTATTGTGGACCAAATAATCAACGCCGGGCGTATTACAGTGCGTAAGATGTTTGGGGAGTATGCGCTGTACAGTGACAACAAAGTCGTTGCCCTCATCTGCGATAACCAGGTTTTTATGAAACCAACCGCAGGCGGAAGAGCGTTTATAGGAGAGGTGATTGAGGCCCCGGCCTATCCGGGTGCCAAACCAAGTTTTTTGATTGAGGATAAGATGGAGGACCGGGAATGGATAAGTGAGTTGATCCGGATTACAGCCAGTGAATTGCCCGAACCCAAGCCCAAGCCGAAAAGTAAGAAACACAAGGT is drawn from bacterium and contains these coding sequences:
- a CDS encoding TfoX/Sxy family protein; its protein translation is MASDQDFVDFIVDQIINAGRITVRKMFGEYALYSDNKVVALICDNQVFMKPTAGGRAFIGEVIEAPAYPGAKPSFLIEDKMEDREWISELIRITASELPEPKPKPKSKKHKVTLKKR
- a CDS encoding DUF294 nucleotidyltransferase-like domain-containing protein, whose protein sequence is MKTVKVDLHCHSSHSDGEWRPDKIAQVCAVTGVKYASLTDHNTLDGLDAFESACDRNGIGFVSGLELTARYGSKEIHLLCYGFDKEDASLREAVTAIKESLLPNRTIHAVAGPKELENLIQTVHEAGGVVILAHPFQTEPDRPKLESLIADLVEHGLDGIEVYHSQSTSEQQEILHALANQYQCGLSINRERGFGGEAPESDRRGRQNASAFASGEPMVPSKALLVSGGTDHHGYSGSTGPEVGVDIPEDEWRTFRDCLLKQRKMSRKKPSAHAANTQSASSSANPTNKTRLFIWMIAPALAAVFLFIVALFGIFLPGYEKGLMDRKREMIRELTNTVWSMLDEADNKIRLGRISPSDARAQVIERTRALKYGKEGKDYFWLQDLTPRMIMHPYRSDLEGQDLSDFKDPRGTYIFKVFADKVRTDGEGYVDYVWQWKDDPSRLEAKESYIRLFKPWEWVIGTGLYMHDVHKEIKTLQMRIVSAMLVIIAVLILLLLTMLRGGLRTERMRLLAERRLKESNERYLSLVQAATEGVLIVRNNRCAYANPIFLQFIGCDSEELGLLDWRELFPRISTQEFSTLKTDAGTYRDTFLRRRDATDLPCRMTLKGISENHSGNFVILVRKSEDTSASSMPDSSGLLKRLLNLPSAIAEDVSRKIVQASSTPQVITLCERTPEMVHSMLESGASPSAITMMISSITDSATIKFIELAQANLGPAPVRFAFVALGSQGRKEQTLFTDQDNAIIYESTVHSSDTQVASYFAALSGQVCDNLEKSGFLNCKSFVMANNPKWCQPLEVWKGYVTDWITKAEENDIMQFNIVYDFRCIVDESEMIQQRLREHIQEQIRKTPRFLMQVARNALLYKSPTRLFGNIVTVGGSKEKTGQLDLKAVMIPVVSFTRLYSIQKGISFPSTQERLSAMSDQGVILPSQFHDILTVFEALTRLRLRYQVQTIHKGRAPDNFIDPSLLGHVDEAVLKECFKEIDMIQERIRLDFLGGETI